Proteins encoded by one window of Scatophagus argus isolate fScaArg1 chromosome 8, fScaArg1.pri, whole genome shotgun sequence:
- the jph2 gene encoding junctophilin-2 isoform X2, whose translation MRHGYGVRQSVPYGMAAVVRSPLRTSLTSLRSEHSNGAVLQQDIPIITTTNASGEETPVATPTQLGPSRGGFALTLQVDPEAAKPKKKGLFRRGSLLGKLKKSESSTSLSSQKSKISFLRTESALSSNASDTNSTISIGDESLAGAEDFPPVEADIDATTTEVYMGEWKNDKRSGYGISERSSGLKYEGEWLNNQRHGYGCTTFAEGGKEEGKYMNNMLVKAMKKRVIQLKGTKIKHKVERAVEGAQRAAAIAKQKAEIAASRTTHSKAKAEAAEQAAQAANSESSIARLVAKELSPSFYQPGPEYLKKRVLQEVVEGSENTDTVMHEPLLAEEEPLPTPPESPLMNELDSLMPGSSPGRTPSPSPGIMSKEDPKLLSPGSWNEDKTIKGAGSKGGSKPNSKPNSRPTTPSTSVSAPTVSTAEDGGAFSSRGPSRTPSRQSNKIEQGSDLEIKPLQKFDSEAKAPDVIPAAAAPVRNSLIVPDEEEEAPRPTSKVPSKAVTPEPNPTKVKSERAPSVHERALAVSENKVESREVSRPSSKAETKPLPKRQPSPAPSPKPAPKLEPKTVPKQVEAKAIVAKPAQKVDPKAEGKMKAIVLCQRSEVAAESLELEGPNTIMICMVILLNIGLAILFVHILS comes from the exons ATGCGACATGGCTATGGGGTCCGTCAGAGCGTCCCTTATGGCATGGCAGCAGTTGTCCGCTCCCCTCTTCGCACCTCCCTGACCTCCCTTCGCAGCGAGCACAGCAATGGCGCCGTATTGCAGCAAGACATccccatcatcaccaccaccaacGCCTCAGGTGAAGAGACACCTGTCGCCACTCCCACCCAGCTGGGACCTTCCCGTGGAGGCTTTGCGCTCACTCTCCAGGTAGACCCAGAGGCTGCGAAACCCAAGAAGAAGGGTCTGTTTCGCAGGGGCTCCCTGCTGGGTAAGCTCAAGAAGTCCGAGTCAAGTACTTCGCTCTCCAGCCAGAAGAGCAAGATCAGCTTCCTGAGGACGGAATCAGCTCTCAGCTCCAATGCCAGTGACACCAACTCCACCATCAGCATCGGGGACGAGAGCCTGGCCGGAGCTGAGGATTTTCCCCCGGTGGAGGCTGACATTGACGCCACCACCACGGAAGTCTACATGGGCGAGTGGAAGAATGACAAACGCTCCGGATATGGAATAAGCGAAAGGTCCAGCGGGCTGAAGTATGAGGGCGAGTGGCTGAACAACCAGAGACACGGCTACGGCTGCACCACCTTCGccgagggagggaaggaggagggcaAGTACATGAACAACATGCTGGTGAAGGCCATGAAGAAGAGAGTGATCCAGCTGAAGGGAACCAAAATCAAGCACAAGGTGGAGCGTGCGGTGGAGGGCGCTCAGAGGGCTGCAGCCATCGCCAAGCAGAAGGCAGAGATTGCTGCGTCCAG GACGACCCATTCAAAAGCCAAAGCGGAGGCAGCTGAACAGGCTGCTCAGGCTGCCAACAGCGAGTCCAGCATCGCCCGACTGGTGGCCAAAGAGCTTTCCCCTTCCTTCTACCAACCAG GTCCTGAGTACCTGAAGAAGAGAGTGTTACAGGAGGTCGTGGAGGGCAGTGAGAACACAGACACTGTCATGCATGAGCCGCTGCTGGCTGAGGAGGAGCCCCTGCCCACACCACCCGAAAGCCCACTCATGAATGAACTGGACAGCCTCATGCCTGGTTCATCCCCAGGCCGCACCCCCTCCCCCAGCCCAGGCATCATGAGCAAGGAAGACCCCAAACTCCTCAGTCCAGGAAGCTGGAATGAAGACAAAACCATTAAAGGTGCTGGTAGTAAAGGTGGCAGTAAACCCAACAGCAAGCCTAACAGTCGCCCCACTACCCCTTCGACCTCTGTTTCTGCTCCAACTGTGTCTACAGCCGAGGATGGAGGGGCCTTCAGCAGTCGTGGCCCCTCTCGCACCCCCAGCCGTCAGAGCAACAAGATCGAGCAGGGCTCTGACCTGGAGATCAAGCCCCTGCAGAAGTTTGACTCCGAGGCTAAAGCGCCAGACGTCATCCCTGCCGCTGCTGCCCCTGTAAGAAATAGCCTCATCGTtccagatgaagaagaagaagcaccGCGTCCCACCTCCAAAGTGCCTTCCAAAGCTGTCACCCCTGAGCCCAATCCCACCAAGGTCAAAAGTGAAAGAGCTCCATCAGTCCACGAACGAGCGCTGGCTGTCTCTGAGAACAAAGTAGAGTCCAGGGAGGTGAGCAGGCCTTCcagcaaagcagagacaaagcCATTACCAAAACGGCAACCCAGCCCGGCTCCGTCCCCAAAACCTGCACCCAAGCTGGAGCCTAAAACAGTACCAAAGCAAGTGGAAGCCAAAGCCATTGTTGCTAAACCAGCCCAGAAGGTGGATCCCAAAGCTGAAGGCAAAATGAAAGCCATAGTGTTGTGCCAAAGGAGTGAGGTGGCTGCAGAGTCTTTGGAGCTGGAG GGTCCAAACACCATAATGATCTGCATGGTCATCCTGCTCAACATCGGCCTGGCCATTCTCTTCGTGCACATTTTGTCATGA
- the jph2 gene encoding junctophilin-2 isoform X1 yields the protein MSGGRFEFDDGGAYCGGWEGGKAHGHGICTGPKGQGEFSGSWNYGFEVVGVYTWPSGNTYEGYWSQGKRHGLGVETKGHWIYKGEWTHGFKGRYGIRISAGSGAKYEGTWNNGLQDGYGTETYADGGTFQGQFTGGMRHGYGVRQSVPYGMAAVVRSPLRTSLTSLRSEHSNGAVLQQDIPIITTTNASGEETPVATPTQLGPSRGGFALTLQVDPEAAKPKKKGLFRRGSLLGKLKKSESSTSLSSQKSKISFLRTESALSSNASDTNSTISIGDESLAGAEDFPPVEADIDATTTEVYMGEWKNDKRSGYGISERSSGLKYEGEWLNNQRHGYGCTTFAEGGKEEGKYMNNMLVKAMKKRVIQLKGTKIKHKVERAVEGAQRAAAIAKQKAEIAASRTTHSKAKAEAAEQAAQAANSESSIARLVAKELSPSFYQPGPEYLKKRVLQEVVEGSENTDTVMHEPLLAEEEPLPTPPESPLMNELDSLMPGSSPGRTPSPSPGIMSKEDPKLLSPGSWNEDKTIKGAGSKGGSKPNSKPNSRPTTPSTSVSAPTVSTAEDGGAFSSRGPSRTPSRQSNKIEQGSDLEIKPLQKFDSEAKAPDVIPAAAAPVRNSLIVPDEEEEAPRPTSKVPSKAVTPEPNPTKVKSERAPSVHERALAVSENKVESREVSRPSSKAETKPLPKRQPSPAPSPKPAPKLEPKTVPKQVEAKAIVAKPAQKVDPKAEGKMKAIVLCQRSEVAAESLELEGPNTIMICMVILLNIGLAILFVHILS from the exons ATGAGTGGAGGTCGCTTCGAGTTTGACGATGGCGGAGCTTACTGCGGAGGCTGGGAGGGAGGCAAAGCCCACGGCCATGGCATCTGCACCGGACCCAAAGGCCAGGGCGAGTTCTCCGGCTCCTGGAACTACGGCTTCGAGGTGGTGGGAGTCTACACCTGGCCCAGCGGAAACACATACGAGGGCTACTGGTCGCAGGGGAAGCGCCACGGTCTGGGAGTAGAAACCAAAGGACACTGGATTTACAAAGGGGAATGGACTCATGGCTTCAAAGGCAGATACGGGATCCGGATCAGTGCTGGCAGTGGAGCCAAGTATGAAGGAACGTGGAACAACGGGCTTCAGGATGGATATGGGACAGAAACATATGCAGATGGAG GTACTTTCCAGGGTCAGTTCACAGGCGGGATGCGACATGGCTATGGGGTCCGTCAGAGCGTCCCTTATGGCATGGCAGCAGTTGTCCGCTCCCCTCTTCGCACCTCCCTGACCTCCCTTCGCAGCGAGCACAGCAATGGCGCCGTATTGCAGCAAGACATccccatcatcaccaccaccaacGCCTCAGGTGAAGAGACACCTGTCGCCACTCCCACCCAGCTGGGACCTTCCCGTGGAGGCTTTGCGCTCACTCTCCAGGTAGACCCAGAGGCTGCGAAACCCAAGAAGAAGGGTCTGTTTCGCAGGGGCTCCCTGCTGGGTAAGCTCAAGAAGTCCGAGTCAAGTACTTCGCTCTCCAGCCAGAAGAGCAAGATCAGCTTCCTGAGGACGGAATCAGCTCTCAGCTCCAATGCCAGTGACACCAACTCCACCATCAGCATCGGGGACGAGAGCCTGGCCGGAGCTGAGGATTTTCCCCCGGTGGAGGCTGACATTGACGCCACCACCACGGAAGTCTACATGGGCGAGTGGAAGAATGACAAACGCTCCGGATATGGAATAAGCGAAAGGTCCAGCGGGCTGAAGTATGAGGGCGAGTGGCTGAACAACCAGAGACACGGCTACGGCTGCACCACCTTCGccgagggagggaaggaggagggcaAGTACATGAACAACATGCTGGTGAAGGCCATGAAGAAGAGAGTGATCCAGCTGAAGGGAACCAAAATCAAGCACAAGGTGGAGCGTGCGGTGGAGGGCGCTCAGAGGGCTGCAGCCATCGCCAAGCAGAAGGCAGAGATTGCTGCGTCCAG GACGACCCATTCAAAAGCCAAAGCGGAGGCAGCTGAACAGGCTGCTCAGGCTGCCAACAGCGAGTCCAGCATCGCCCGACTGGTGGCCAAAGAGCTTTCCCCTTCCTTCTACCAACCAG GTCCTGAGTACCTGAAGAAGAGAGTGTTACAGGAGGTCGTGGAGGGCAGTGAGAACACAGACACTGTCATGCATGAGCCGCTGCTGGCTGAGGAGGAGCCCCTGCCCACACCACCCGAAAGCCCACTCATGAATGAACTGGACAGCCTCATGCCTGGTTCATCCCCAGGCCGCACCCCCTCCCCCAGCCCAGGCATCATGAGCAAGGAAGACCCCAAACTCCTCAGTCCAGGAAGCTGGAATGAAGACAAAACCATTAAAGGTGCTGGTAGTAAAGGTGGCAGTAAACCCAACAGCAAGCCTAACAGTCGCCCCACTACCCCTTCGACCTCTGTTTCTGCTCCAACTGTGTCTACAGCCGAGGATGGAGGGGCCTTCAGCAGTCGTGGCCCCTCTCGCACCCCCAGCCGTCAGAGCAACAAGATCGAGCAGGGCTCTGACCTGGAGATCAAGCCCCTGCAGAAGTTTGACTCCGAGGCTAAAGCGCCAGACGTCATCCCTGCCGCTGCTGCCCCTGTAAGAAATAGCCTCATCGTtccagatgaagaagaagaagcaccGCGTCCCACCTCCAAAGTGCCTTCCAAAGCTGTCACCCCTGAGCCCAATCCCACCAAGGTCAAAAGTGAAAGAGCTCCATCAGTCCACGAACGAGCGCTGGCTGTCTCTGAGAACAAAGTAGAGTCCAGGGAGGTGAGCAGGCCTTCcagcaaagcagagacaaagcCATTACCAAAACGGCAACCCAGCCCGGCTCCGTCCCCAAAACCTGCACCCAAGCTGGAGCCTAAAACAGTACCAAAGCAAGTGGAAGCCAAAGCCATTGTTGCTAAACCAGCCCAGAAGGTGGATCCCAAAGCTGAAGGCAAAATGAAAGCCATAGTGTTGTGCCAAAGGAGTGAGGTGGCTGCAGAGTCTTTGGAGCTGGAG GGTCCAAACACCATAATGATCTGCATGGTCATCCTGCTCAACATCGGCCTGGCCATTCTCTTCGTGCACATTTTGTCATGA